tgatgatacacgacaaacttggctaagggaggatgctcggttattTTTGTAGCTTcagaactcgattcatagtgaggtaattagtttaattaatcactgtgaatttgttaaggaattgatgaattacttagattttctgtattctggtaaagggaatatctcccgtatttatgatgtttgtaaggcattctaccgtgctgagaaagaggataagtctctcacggcttattttatagattttaaatgggtatatgaggaacttaatgtattgttgccttttagtcctgatgtgaaagttcaaagagcccaacggagcaatggtgttatgagttttcttgcaggccttccttcagagtatgagactgctaaatctcagattctttccagttctgaaatttcctctttgcatgaaacgttcacacgggtccttcgtacagagagtactcaatcttcacagcctgccagtagtgctcttattagcagtAATCCAagtggacaacagggtaatagaagaggaagtagagaaggaattacaggcaatagaagtaatcagcgtaatggagaggctagttctattCAAGActtaagaggagtcatttgttattattgccatgagtctggccatacaaaatataattatccgcaacttcagaggaaaaatcagcgatcacagatggcaaatatagcagcagagaattctacagtatcttcctctgagaaaactattttggtatctgcagaggattttgcacaattttcccagtatcaggcatctctaaagcctaccagttcccctgtcactgcgatcgctgagtcaggtaaatccactacatgccttgtgtcttcttcatccaaatgggttattgattgcaGTGCGATGGATCACATGAcgagtaattctagtcttctatcgattttcatctaatctcacttcctctcatGTTACTTtagtgatggttctacttcttatgTCATGGGTTAGGCTCTGAACCCgacttcatcaatttctttgtcttacattttgtgtctaccaaaattctcttttaatctactttacgttagtaaacttactcgtaccttaaattgttctgtttccttttcccGACCGGTGTTTGTTTGAGGATCTTACGACAGGCATTATTGGTAGAGGatgcgagtcaggtggtctctacattctggaaaatcatgtaccacggtcgcttgtttgctccagtaccttaacacctcttgaagctcattgaagattgggtcatccttctttgtccaccatgaagaagctgtgtcctcaatttcagtctttatcagtactagaatgtgagccgtgtcagtttgcaaaacatcatcgtttgccttctgtgtctagagttaataaacgggcttcatccccttttgagttagttcattctgatgtttggggtccttgttctgttacatctaaaactggatttcgttatttttttacttttgttgatgattactctcgtgttacctggttatatttaatgaagaatcgttctgagttgttttctatcttttgtgccttttgtaatgaaatcaaaactcaatttaatatttctgtgcgcatattaagaagtgacaatgccaaataatacttttcagcacaatttcagccttatatgacacaaaatggcattcttcatcagtcttcctgtgtggataccccatcccaaaatggcgtgaccaaaagaaaaaatcgtcatcttcttgaggtaactcgtgctcttctttttcagatgaaagtacctaaacacttttgggcagatgcagtttctacggcatgtttttttatcaatcgtatgctgTCTTCTgtacttaatggggatattccttacactactttgtttcctacaaaatctttgttccctattgaaccccgtatttttggtagtacctgttttgtgcgtgatgttcgtccacaggttactaaattggatccaaaatctctcaaatgtgtcttccttgggtactcccggctccaaaaagggtaccgttgtttctctcctactcttaattgttatcttgtttctgtagatgtcacattttttgagtccactccattttttcctccatcatctgtgtatgacagtcagggggaggaggatgatctcgtAATATAtattgtccaaccaatgtctagtcctctctcacagcctGTTTCTTCTGTCTCTAGATCTACTCGACCTcgcgttgttcatgtttattctaggagattggagattcctgactcagatcctccaccagctactttgttgggagatcctgtacctcatactgatcatgattctgatctagacttacccattgctcttcgtaaaggtaaacattcatgtacttaccctatctcttcttttgtttcttataatcaattgtcttcttattctcggtgttttgttacttctttagactctgttcctatccctaatactgttgatgaGGCATTGTCTCATCCTtactggtgtgatgctatgaaagaggaaatggaggctttagatgttaatggtacatgggaactattgcctttgcccactggtaagaaagctattagttgcaaatgggtattctgaTGAGTAaatctgatggttctgtggctaggttaaaagcacgccttgtagcaaaagggtaTGCTcaaacatatggggttgattactctgatactttttctcttgtagctaaacttacttctattcgcttatttatctctttagtagctacatatgattggcctctgcatcaattggatatcaagaatgctttccttcatggtgatcttcaggaggaggtgtatatggagcaaccacctggatttattgctcagggggagttgggtaaagtttgtaggcttcgaaagtctctttatggcttaaaacaaagtcctagggcatggtttgggagattcagtgaagcaatacaggaatttggtatgcaaaagagtaagtgtgatcacttagtattttataggcaatctgaggttggtctaattctcttggtagtctatgtggatgacattgtcatcactgggagtgactctgcaggtatttcatctcttaaaaccttcctccaaactcagtttcagaccaaagacttgggattgttaaagtatttcttgggtatcgaagttatgagaagtaagaagggtattttcttgtctcaaagaaaatatatcctcgatctattgacagagacaggaaaattaggtgctaagccttgtagcgcaccaatgactccaactttacaactgttagcaggggatagtgagttgtttgaagatccagagagatacaggagattggtaggaaaattgaactaccttacagtcactcatcctgacattgcttatgtcgttagtgtggtaagtcagttta
The Hevea brasiliensis isolate MT/VB/25A 57/8 chromosome 15, ASM3005281v1, whole genome shotgun sequence genome window above contains:
- the LOC131174043 gene encoding uncharacterized mitochondrial protein AtMg00810-like, with product DLQEEVYMEQPPGFIAQGELGKVCRLRKSLYGLKQSPRAWFGRFSEAIQEFGMQKSKCDHLVFYRQSEVGLILLVVYVDDIVITGSDSAGISSLKTFLQTQFQTKDLGLLKYFLGIEVMRSKKGIFLSQRKYILDLLTETGKLGAKPCSAPMTPTLQLLAGDSELFEDPERYRRLVGKLNYLTVTHPDIAYVVSVVSQFMSSPTVAHWEALEQILCYLKGAPGRGLLYGNHGHLNVECFSDADWAGSKVDRRSTTGYCVFMGGNLVSWRSKKQSVVSRSSAESEYRAMAQSVCEVMWILQLLDETGFKTSLPAKLWCDNQAALHIASNPVFHERTKHIEIDCFAAADRCVGGIGVAASGSASVGGTDGFAVKLATLASKDLKSDKISSENCYLVAS